taaatttttcgaatggtttccaggtgccagtctctaacagcttctgaaaaaattctgatggaataaaagtccaaatcattccgccatttccagacaatgaaaatcagacgagggggcgggaccactccttcccaaggagtgctcacaggcgaatgacgtaaccgacaggcgtggaaaaactaaaaatgcgcacgagggttcaagcatgtctgacgtaaaaacatatgaatgaaatccatatagtttttgaaaaaaataaaaaggaccgttactttattgacagacctcgtattgttttGGAAAAGGTACGTCGATGgaattttagaaaaaataaaaactggacaCACACAACAGCTCACAGATCACCTCAACACCACAGACCATACAGGCAGAATCAAATTCATGTACGAAGAGGAAACAAACAATGAAATAGCttttttggatttaaaaatacACCACAACACAAACGGCAGTATCAAACTTAAAATACACAGGAAACCCACACACACGGACCAATATTTGCTCTGGACATCAGAACACCCCACAGAACATAAGCTGTCAGTAGTCAGAACACTGTACAACCGGGCCACTATAGTCACAGATACACAGGACAGGGAAGAGGAGACGCACATACACAATGCACTCACAAACTGCCAGTATCCACAATGGGCAATAGAAAAAGGTAAAAACaggtacaaaacacagaaaaacacgtacaaaagaagaaaaagaacactCTCAACAAAAACAAACCGGCCATAGTCACACTGCCAtatatcggggggggggggggggggggggtcactgaaCGCATCCAAAGAGTCATGAAAAAATACTATATCAATACACCGGTCAAACCACACACCAAactcagacagcttttagttaggcccaaggacaaaataaaaccagaacaCAAATGCGATGTAATATATGAAATACCATGCTTATCATGCAACAACACATACATTGGGGAGACAGGGAGACAATTTGGAACAAGGAAAAATGAACATcaaaaataatgtgaaaaagAGACAGCCAATAGACAAACAAGAGCAATAAAAGAACAAGCCGAGCAGGAAAATCTCAAATTAGCCATATCCGACCATTGCAAGaggaaaaatcaaatcaaatcaaatcaattttatttatatagcgccaaattacaacaaacagttgccccaaggcgctttatattgtaaggcaaggccatacaataattatggaaaaaccccaacggtcaaaatgaccccctgtgagcaagcacttggcgacagtgggaaggaaaaactcccttttaacaggaagaaacctccagcagaaccaggctcagggaggggcagtcttctgctgggactggttggggctgagggagagaaccaggaaaaagacatgctgtggaggggagcagagatcaatcactaatgattaaatgcagagtggtgcatacagagcaaaaagagaaagaaacactcagtgcatcatgggaaccccccagcagtctaagtctaaagcagcataactaagggatggttcagggtcacctgatccagccctaactacaagctttagcaaaaaggaaagttttaagcctaatcttaaaagtagagcgggtgtctgtctccctgatctgaattgggagctggttccacaggagaggagcctgaaagctgaaggctctgcctcccattttactcttacaaaccctaggaactacaagtaagcctgcagtctgagagcgaagcgctctattggggtgatatggtactatgaggtccctaagataagatgggacctgattattcaaaaccttataagtaagaagaagaattttaaattctattctagaattaacagaaagccaatgacgagaggccaatatgagtgagatatgctctctccttctagtccctgtcagtactctagctggagcatgttgtgtgttgggggggtgtggctggacattttggtgttcttttcttttctttgctctccaggtggcatgaaaactgatttgtctgtggagaaggtgctggcagaagagtccttcaccctcatcaacagtatgtgcagcacctgtggatggtgctcacgtgcagccttaaagactttcagctgaagcagataatgagatggcgttctgcattcgtgcagccttaaagactttcagctgaagcagataatgagatggcgttctgcatttaagccatgtgtgattcaagcagaattgccgggaactccaccttgtgatgtttgtttgtgagacgctgaggaccgtgcctgtgaagcaggaagggtgagggacacatgctgtcagcacacatcagaggtgattaattgtttgactacttgttgatagtaacttggtattttgttacgcagtacatttgaattgtgatgagaattgtgcagcttgcttctcactgctgtggcgtgcggacaagtgatcctccacctgttgtgagaagctgctcatttgcataaagcttaaaatacagacctgaatgtgttgctgatagtgtgtgtcttttgaaggatattagttgtaactgctgacttacctcacctcttctatccttcgcagagagtcggtttgtcgtgtccacctggggggtgtttggcggtaacagtgagtccagaagcgctgggcttcgatccttttgggcgctggagagcgtgccagccttcactccaccagaatgacgctgttttagtttctacactttattatgcaccagagggtgaaaaaataaattggttttgttattggaaccgctttctggttattttagcactgggttccgtcagacgcaggtccgctcctcaacccgcgtcgacacataacagagcattttgaattaactgaaggcttttcagggaacttttaggacaacctgataataatgaattacaatagtccagcctagaggaaataaatgcatgaattagtttttcagcatcactctgagacaagacctttctaattttagagatattgcgcaaatgcaaaaaagcagttctacatatttgtttaatatgcgcattgaatgacatatcctgatcaaaaatgactccaagatttctcacagtattactagaggtcagggtaatgccatccagagtatggatctggttagacaccatgtttctaagatttgtggggccaagtacaataacttcagttttatctgagtttaaaagcagaaaattagaggtcatccatgtctttatgtctgtaagacaatcctgcagtttagctaattggtgtgtgtcctctggcttcatggatagataaagctgggtatcatctgcgtaacaatgaaaatttaagcaataccgtctaataatactgcctaagggaagcatgtataaagtgaataaaattggtcctagcacagaaccttgtggaactccataattaaccttagtctgtgaagaagattccccatttacatgaacaaattgtaatctattagataaatatgattcaaaccaccacagcgcagtgcctttaatagctatggcatgctctaatctctgtaataaaagtttatggtcaacagtatcaaaagcagcactgaggtctaacagaacaagcacagagatgagtccactgtctgaggccaaaagaagatcatttgtaaccttcactaatgctgtttctgtactatgatgaattctaaaacctgactaaaactcttcaaatagaccattcctctgcagatgatcagttagctgttttacaactaccctttcaagaatttttgagagaaaaggaaggttggagattggcctataattagctaagatagctgggtcaagtgatggctttttaagtaatggtttaattactgccactttaaaagcctgtggtacatagccaactaataaagatagattgatcatatttaagatcgaagcattaattaatggtagggcttccttgagcagcctggtaggaatggggtctaatagagatgttgatggtttggaggaagtaactaatgaaaataactcagaacaatcggagagaaagagtctaaccaaataccggcatcactgaaagcagccaaagataacgatatgtctttgggatggttatgagtaattttttctctaatagttaaaattttattagcaaagaaagtcatgaagtcattactataaagttaaaggaatactcggctcaatggagctctgactctttgtcagcctggctacagtgctgaaaagaaacctggggttgttcttattttcttcaattaatgatgagtagtaagatgtcctagctttacggagggcttttttatagagcaacagactctttttccaggctaagtgaagatcttctaaattagtgagacgccatttcctctccaacttacgggttatctgctttaagctgcgagtttgtgagttataccacggagtcaggcacttctgatttaaggctctctttttcagaggagctacagcatccaaagttgtcttcaatgaggatgtaaaactactgacgagataatctatctcactcacagagtttaggtagctactctgtactgtgttagtatatggcattagagaacataaagaaggaatcatatccttaaacctagttacagcgctttctgaaagacttctagtgtaatgaaacttattccccattgctgggtagtccatcagagtaaatgtaaatgttattaagaaatgatcagacagaagggagttttcagggaatactgttaagtcttcaattttcataccataagtcagaacaatatctaagatatgattaaattggtgggtggactcatttacattttgagcaacgccaattgagtctaataatagattaaatgcagtgttgaggctgtcattctcagcatctatgtggatgttaaaattgcccactataattatcttatctgagctaagcactaagtcagacaaaaggtctgaaaattcacagagaaactcacagtaacgaccaggtggacgatagataacaaataaaactggttttgggacttccaatttggatggacaagactaagagtcaagctttcaaatgaattaaagctctgtctgggttttggattaattaataagctggaatggaagattgctgctaatcctccgcctcgcccgtgctacgagcgttctggcagttagtgtgactcgggggtgttgactcatttaaactaacatattcatcctgctgtaaccaggtttctgtaaggcagaataaatcaatatgttgatcaattattatatcatttactaacagggacttagaagagagagacctaatgttctcttcgctcactggattctgtggatgtttttagacagcaactaaagacacatttttttaaactggcattttagtgtcaatttattttattgttctatatttgtatgtgttgtttttattgtctatttatatcatgtgaagcactttgtgaccttggtctgtgaaaagtgctatataaataaagcttacttacttacttacttacttactaatgtttaatagaccacatttaactgttttagtctgtggtgcagttgaaggtgctatattattttttctttttgaatttttatgcttaaatagatttttgctggttattggtggtctgggagcaggcaccgtctctacggggatggggtaatgaggggatggcagggggagagaagctgcagagaggtgtataagactacaactctgcttcctggtcccaaccctggatagtcacggtttggaggattttaaaaaatcagccagatttctagaaatgagagctgctccagccaaagtgggatggatgccgtctctcctaacaagaccaggttttccccagaagctttgccaattatctatgaagcccacctcattttttggacaccagtcagacagccagcaattcagggagaacatgcggctaaacatgtcactcccggtctgattggggaggggcccagagaaaactacagagtccgacattgtttttgcaaagttacacaccgattcaatgttaattttagtgacctccgactggcgtaaccgggtgtcattactgccgacgtgaattacaatcttacccaaTTTACGCTACGTCAAAATCACATCATGGACTGGACCAATGCCAGGGTCATACATGCTGAAAGCAACAAATACCACCTCTGGATCAGAGAGGCCATCGAGATCCGCAAGCGAGGTCCAAGAAGCATGAATTGGGATGAGGGGGCCTACACCCTATCACATACATGGGATGCCGTCCTGGAGAAGACGTCAGACAGTAGGGGGCGTAAGTTCCCCCTACTGTCTGGCCAAATCAAGAAGTAGCAGCCTATAAGACacgtcacttccccatcttgtgacgcttctgaggaaggctacaggaagtagccgaaacatgtaaagcaggtaaaacaatctttcctgtctgactaaaagaactgttgaaatagTTAACTTAAGAAGACAGTATGAAATTTCACAAACATTTTGGAATGTTCTGTAGCAATGGATAGCGGATAGGTCCCAAAAttgtcaaataaaaataaatatatactaTATTTTGGGTATGATAGAAATGTCACAATTTCATAtaattctattattattattattattgttgttgatgttgttgttgttgagttgtTTAAAGGCAGATGGTtgattccaccccccccccccctccaaaattaAGCTCTTTGCGGATGCAGGTCTTCTCAGAAGATGAAAATTTATCATGTTATCTTAATTCACATCAGAACACTAAAATTATTTCAGAAATATGGTCTGTTTAatttgtttatcatttattttaaattacTAATTAGAATCATGCACGTTGCAGTTATCAGGGCGTTTATTCGCCTCTATGCTCGATGCTGCCACCGCGCGGACGCAGTTATTGTTGCTGATtgttgtttccatagcaacggcTGCTTCTAGCGTTGAGGCGCTGTGTCACGAgaggtggttcattttgtgtttattGTGGCTTTGCGTGTTTGCTGTCTGTAAACTGTCAGTCACTTTATACTGCGCTAACTATGTACAGAGAAGATGTCTGGAAATCCCGCACAGCTCAAACCGGACGTTAATGTGTTGAGCGCCGAGCAGCAAGAAAAACTGCGGCTCTTCAAGGTAACGCACCACAAAGCCAACAGGCCAGCTGAGTTAGCGCCTACAAGATAAGTTTATTTACTAGAAAGTACAACTGTCTTGGCTTTAATTCACAGATACAGACGCGAGTCGACAATGAGAAGTATTTAAGGTCTCACCCGGAAGTTGAGCTGTTAATAGGTGACTTTTTGAGGTCAGTTTAACACGGGCTGCGTGTCCAGCTTATATCATTTCCACCCATAGGTTTTCATAAATGTactttaatgtaaaaaaaaaaaaatgcttttctgCTCAGTATATTTCAGCTTTAATCACAAAAATTGTTTTCCCTCAGAAGCTTTGGCGGCACCCGCTGTTGTTGCGTAATTTTATTAGTTTAAgttcgttttttttttcaccactccataatttttatttcttttacataCTGTGAAATAGCAGCAGCTTTTGAAATGTTATCTGGACTGGAATTGCATTTCAAGCATTATTTACTTAATTTTGATTGGTTTAATTTGTCGTATGGGTTGGCGCGGACTTTACACCGAGCGCCATCTGGTGGCAATTTTTGGCAAAAAACATtgcgagctcaatacaaatacatgtaatttgatcacttttcaagggggtcagactcgtcaataaaggcaatttaatgtacaattagggaggggtgttatttcaaaaaaatttgaaatctataaatgtttgcatggaatatggattatacacagaataaaccatagcaggatcaattttgggtcatttgattccaaaaacccatatggacggagccagtgaagatgtcGGGTACATATGTtatgatcaattgtaacaaacaaaatctatgtagtttttatttcaggaacatcaattgagtataatcatcacatgtaaagaatgacatggccacagtgAACTAATTAcgatataagcaacagagtggttttctacgtcaacagcacatatacgacacacgcgttacttgaaattttcaaacgctccgtccatatggatttttggaaccaaatgacccaaaatttatgcaaacatttatagatttccaattttttttttttttttaataacacccctccctagtacagtggttcatttcaggtcagtttggtgtataaatttcattgttccaggcaatgatggctatcagctggctgttagaagcaagttagagaccaaacaaaaccagctgatttcagtagacaatcaatgcagcctgagcttgttttcatcgggAAAGTACGAATcgtggaagtacgaattctcacaTTAGGAATCACCCCTTCGCCGGAAGTGACGTGTACTCCCGTCAACCCATAGCCCAAAGTGCAGAGCAGGTAGTTCGGTGGGATAAGTTTCTGGGCTACTAATTTAGAATTGGCTTGTGCAAGATTTTCAATTGCCACTTATTGTtctcatttacagtgcatccagaaaatattcacagtgcttcactttttccacattttgttatgttacagccttattccaaaatggagtaaattcatttttttcccacaaaattctacacaccccataatggcaacatgaaaaagtttttttgtttgttttgtttttaatttttgcaaatttattaaaaattaaaaagggtaagaaatcatatgtacataagtattcacaccctttggtcagtactttgttgatgcaccttcggcagcaattacagcctcaaatcttcttgaatatgatgccacaatcttggcacatctatctttggcagttttgtccattcctctttgcagcacctctcaagctccatcaggttggatggggagcatcgttgcacagccattttcagatctctccagagatgttcaatcagattcaggtctgggctctggctgggccactcaaggatattcacagagttgtcctgaagccactcctttgatatcttggctgtgtgcttagggtcattgtcctgatgaaagatgaaccgttgtcccagtctgaggtcaagagcgctctgggacaggttttcatccaggatgtctctgtacattgctgcattcatctttcgctcaatcttgactagtctcccagttcctgctgctgaaaaacattcccacagcatgatgctgccaccaccatgcttcactgtagagatggtgcctggtttcctccaaacatgattcctggcattcatgccagttagttcaatctttgtcttattagaccagataattttgtttctcatggtctgagagtccttcaggtgccttttggcaaactccaggtgggctgccatgtgccttttactaaggagtggcttctgtctggccactctaccatacaggactgattggtggattgctgcagagatggttgtccttctggaaggttctcctctctccacagagaattgctggagctctgagagagtgaccttcgggttcttggtcacatcccagacttctcccctgattgctctgtttagacaggtggccagctctaggaagagtcctggtggatctgaacttcttccttttACAGATGATTGTGGCCCTTTGCTCACTGGGaccattcaaagcagcagaaatatttctatacccttccccagatttgtgccttgagacgatCCTGTCTAAgaggcctacagacaattcctttgacaatTCCTTGACTGTGTAGATCAGGGgttggcaacctgttccagaaacggccaagaggatgcaggttttctttgcagccactgactccaccaggtgatttcactgattaatatcactttgagcagatggaatcagttaatcactgaaatcacctggtagaatcagtggctgcaaagaaaagcctgcaccctcttggccctttctggaacaagttgcccacccctggtgtagatagtgctctgacatgcactgtcaactgtgggaccttatatgtagacaggtgtgtgcctttccaaatcatgtccagtcaactgaatttaccccaggtggactccagttaagctgttgaaacatctcaagagTGATaattgaaaacaggatgcacctgggctCAATTTAGAGGTTcatggcaaagtctgtgaatgcctatgtacatgtcatttcttaagtttttttttattttttaataaatttgcaaaactctaaaaaaaaaaaaaaaaaaaacatttttcatattgtcattatggggtattgtgtgtagaatgttgaggaaagAAATGAACATCAttcatgttggaataaggctgaaacgtaacaaaatgtggtaaaagtgaagcgctatgaatactttctggatgcaccgtcttATCATTAATCTTTTCACAGAGATGTTCTTCTTAAAAGGCCAGTTGATATCCAGGAATTTGCTGCAAGTAAGTTAAAAATACacagatacatacacacacttgGGGTTGCACAGGCTATTTGATAAGTTGACTAGTCAACTTTGCTGCTCTGCAttcatttcagttcaatttattttaatttatatagcgccaaatcacaacaaagttgcctcaaagtgcattGATGTATTAAGCTTGACAACGACGAGTCCCTGATCACATTATTATGATGCACTGATTGCTGCTCTGTGATATAGCAGCAGACAAGCAACCCCATAAGAGCAattttatagcgcttttccatttgaaaCATATGCTTagtgcactttacaatgatgcctcacattcacacactctctctttcacacacacatttatgtcagcatgctgccatgcaagatacTCAACTGCAcaacagg
The Thalassophryne amazonica chromosome 7, fThaAma1.1, whole genome shotgun sequence genome window above contains:
- the LOC117514371 gene encoding RIIa domain-containing protein 1, giving the protein MSGNPAQLKPDVNVLSAEQQEKLRLFKIQTRVDNEKYLRSHPEVELLIGDFLRDVLLKRPVDIQEFAASHFTNPNLHVVIGSKLEENTGTN